In Halovivax gelatinilyticus, the following are encoded in one genomic region:
- a CDS encoding HAD family hydrolase codes for MSYEAVCFDLDRTLCVSTQDAQRVLEAAFESVGCSPFCTHEQLSALVPETPDAFTDLEFHENLFELAATRAGADASVAGALADSYLDVYDPTAVRFRDGAETVLEHARDRTDAVALITNGSRPTQSQKLDALGVADAFDATVFVDPADGVPPKPDPVPFERALSALGTDPGRAIHVGDALYADVAGANAVGMDSAWLATASSEGDEPIHRPTYELSSLDGLSAVL; via the coding sequence ATGTCGTACGAGGCCGTCTGTTTCGATCTCGATCGAACGCTGTGCGTTTCGACCCAGGACGCCCAGCGCGTCCTCGAGGCGGCGTTCGAATCGGTCGGGTGTTCACCGTTTTGCACCCACGAACAGCTCTCGGCGCTCGTTCCGGAAACGCCCGATGCGTTCACCGATCTGGAGTTTCACGAGAACCTCTTCGAACTCGCCGCGACGCGAGCGGGCGCCGACGCGTCGGTCGCCGGCGCGCTCGCCGACTCCTATCTCGACGTCTACGACCCGACCGCCGTCCGCTTTCGCGACGGCGCGGAAACCGTTCTCGAACACGCGCGCGATCGAACCGACGCCGTCGCGCTCATCACCAACGGGAGCCGTCCCACGCAATCGCAGAAACTCGACGCGCTCGGGGTCGCCGACGCGTTCGACGCGACCGTCTTCGTCGACCCGGCCGACGGCGTCCCACCGAAGCCCGATCCCGTCCCGTTCGAACGAGCGCTCTCGGCGCTGGGAACCGATCCCGGCCGAGCGATCCACGTCGGCGACGCGCTCTACGCCGACGTCGCCGGGGCGAACGCCGTCGGCATGGACTCGGCCTGGCTGGCGACGGCGTCCTCGGAGGGCGACGAACCGATCCACCGGCCGACCTACGAACTCTCCTCGCTCGACGGGCTCTCGGCGGTGCTCTGA
- a CDS encoding 3-dehydroquinate synthase II: MTRAVWVKADDSVGDWEARRDRVTAALEAGADWVLVDEADVERVRELGEINVAAFRTDGDVSLIDDAEDESQTARPDAAIVGKNGEGDGTVDLPGDFSGSADLSTLRRDRPVAGGAYVRILDEGYEAFAEAAARDGEYTIVIGEDWTIIPLENLIARIGEETDLIAGVTSAADARTAFETLELGADAVLIDSDDPTEIRRTVEIRDESDRESLDLEWATVTSVEQIGSADRVCVDTGSLFGDDEGMLVGSMSRGLVFVHAETADSPYVESRPFRVNAGAVHAYVRTPGGRTKYLSELQSGDQVQVVDRSGKTRESIVGRVKIERRPMFRVAVETEGGDRIETLLQNAETVSVATRDGRTAVTELAVGDELLLYHEETARHFGEPVDEQIIEK, translated from the coding sequence ATGACGAGAGCAGTCTGGGTCAAAGCCGACGACAGCGTCGGCGACTGGGAGGCCCGGCGCGATCGAGTGACGGCCGCCCTCGAAGCCGGGGCGGACTGGGTGCTCGTAGACGAAGCCGACGTAGAGCGAGTGCGCGAACTGGGCGAGATCAACGTCGCGGCGTTTCGAACCGACGGCGACGTCTCGCTGATCGACGACGCCGAAGACGAGAGTCAGACGGCACGCCCCGACGCCGCGATCGTCGGCAAGAACGGCGAGGGCGACGGCACGGTCGATCTCCCCGGCGATTTCTCCGGCTCGGCCGACCTGTCGACGCTACGCCGTGACCGCCCCGTCGCGGGCGGGGCCTACGTTCGAATCCTCGACGAAGGCTACGAGGCGTTCGCCGAAGCCGCAGCGAGAGACGGCGAGTACACGATCGTGATCGGCGAGGACTGGACGATCATCCCCCTCGAGAACCTGATCGCCCGGATCGGCGAGGAGACCGATCTGATCGCCGGCGTGACGAGCGCCGCGGACGCCCGAACCGCGTTCGAAACGCTCGAACTCGGCGCCGACGCGGTGTTAATAGATAGCGACGACCCGACGGAGATCAGACGAACCGTCGAGATCAGAGACGAGAGCGACCGCGAATCGCTCGACCTGGAGTGGGCGACGGTGACCTCGGTCGAGCAGATCGGCTCGGCCGATCGCGTCTGCGTCGACACCGGCAGTCTGTTCGGCGACGACGAGGGGATGCTCGTCGGCTCGATGTCCCGCGGGCTCGTTTTCGTCCACGCCGAGACGGCCGACTCTCCGTACGTCGAATCCCGGCCGTTTCGCGTGAACGCCGGGGCCGTACACGCCTACGTCCGCACGCCCGGCGGACGGACGAAGTATCTCTCCGAACTGCAAAGCGGCGACCAAGTGCAAGTGGTCGACCGATCCGGAAAGACCCGCGAGTCTATCGTGGGACGGGTCAAAATCGAGCGGAGACCCATGTTCCGGGTCGCCGTCGAGACCGAGGGGGGCGACCGGATCGAAACCTTGCTGCAGAACGCGGAGACCGTCTCCGTCGCGACGCGGGACGGCCGAACCGCGGTCACGGAGCTCGCGGTCGGTGACGAACTACTGCTCTACCACGAGGAGACGGCCCGACACTTCGGCGAGCCCGTAGACGAGCAGATCATCGAGAAGTGA
- the trpA gene encoding tryptophan synthase subunit alpha, giving the protein MTDNATARESRIETAVRENHPALITYLTAGDPDLAATKEYVEALDRGGADVIELGLPFSEPIAEGPTIQAAINRALDAGTTPEAFFELIERLDTDAPLLVMTYTNLLMQYGPSESGTDVGPFVERAAEAGLSGLIVPDLPVSEADRLREVCARFGLDLVSIVAPTTSGDRLDRLLSTSGGFVYVQARLGTTGARSDVSRATHEGVERVAGADLPAAVGFGVSEPGHAAEIVAAGADGVIVGSALVDLAAASDDPVADLASTAAELKRGAEEGVTESDAETLESDRAVPGDRS; this is encoded by the coding sequence GTGACCGATAACGCGACCGCCCGCGAGAGCCGGATCGAGACGGCCGTCCGCGAGAACCACCCGGCGCTGATCACCTACCTCACGGCGGGTGATCCGGATCTGGCGGCGACGAAGGAGTACGTCGAAGCGCTCGATCGCGGCGGCGCGGACGTCATCGAACTCGGACTGCCGTTTTCGGAGCCGATCGCCGAGGGGCCGACCATCCAGGCGGCCATCAACAGGGCGCTCGACGCCGGAACCACGCCGGAGGCCTTCTTCGAACTGATAGAGCGCCTCGATACGGACGCACCGTTGCTCGTGATGACCTACACGAACCTCCTCATGCAGTACGGTCCGTCGGAATCGGGGACGGACGTCGGACCGTTCGTCGAGCGCGCGGCCGAGGCCGGGCTTTCCGGGTTGATCGTCCCCGATCTTCCCGTCTCCGAGGCCGATCGGTTGCGCGAGGTCTGTGCGCGGTTCGGACTCGACCTCGTCTCGATCGTCGCGCCGACGACGTCCGGAGACCGCCTCGATCGGCTCCTCTCGACGTCGGGAGGATTCGTCTACGTGCAGGCGCGGCTGGGAACCACCGGCGCCCGGTCCGACGTCTCGCGGGCGACCCACGAGGGCGTCGAACGCGTCGCCGGGGCCGACCTCCCGGCGGCCGTCGGATTCGGCGTCAGCGAGCCGGGCCACGCGGCCGAAATCGTCGCGGCGGGCGCGGACGGCGTCATCGTCGGCAGCGCGCTCGTCGATCTGGCCGCGGCGAGCGACGATCCGGTGGCCGACCTGGCGTCGACGGCCGCCGAGTTGAAACGGGGCGCCGAGGAGGGCGTCACAGAATCTGACGCCGAGACGCTCGAATCGGATCGAGCGGTACCGGGTGATCGATCGTGA
- a CDS encoding SprT-like domain-containing protein: MSRTRTGSNSRVGSTATDEEILAHARVHARSVADEIGVDLDGLEWDVSPRAKRRAGACRWNATDETATIVLSRRAYERYDRADFEAIVRHELIHAWEYQTFGESDHGSRFRERAEAFDVPIRCESFTEPRYRLRCRREACDWSLARHRASKPVKTPERYRCGECGADLTVEHADSGRTWTTSAGYGGARSALGDDW, translated from the coding sequence GTGTCACGGACCCGAACCGGTTCGAATTCCCGCGTCGGTTCGACGGCGACCGACGAGGAGATCCTCGCACACGCGCGGGTGCACGCGAGGTCGGTCGCCGACGAGATCGGGGTCGACCTCGACGGGCTCGAGTGGGATGTTTCACCGCGCGCGAAGCGCCGGGCGGGCGCGTGCCGGTGGAACGCGACGGACGAGACGGCGACGATCGTGCTCTCGCGGCGGGCCTACGAGCGCTACGATCGAGCGGACTTCGAGGCCATCGTCCGCCACGAACTCATCCACGCCTGGGAGTACCAGACGTTCGGCGAGTCGGACCACGGCAGCCGGTTTCGCGAGCGTGCCGAGGCGTTCGACGTGCCGATTCGCTGTGAGTCGTTCACCGAGCCGCGCTACCGGCTCCGCTGTCGGCGCGAGGCGTGCGACTGGTCGCTCGCTCGCCATCGGGCTTCGAAGCCGGTGAAGACGCCGGAGCGGTATCGCTGCGGCGAGTGTGGAGCCGATCTGACCGTCGAACACGCCGATTCCGGACGCACCTGGACGACGTCGGCCGGCTACGGCGGCGCGCGATCGGCGCTCGGCGACGACTGGTAG
- a CDS encoding purine nucleoside permease: MSAEFPTHEPLSPADEVRPAVVVLPAVAFEPPFDERRRWLDGRSIETAYVVPGADSPLYLADDGVAITTSGLGKAPAAATIASLFGSAGLDLSETVFLSAGIAGAPPARAALGSVFVADAILDWDRKHRWDPTEVEPTDGDDSAAVEPLAYLPEASLHEPNSSLVETARDALESLELASDDAVADYQRRYPTAPDRGPQTGVGPTITSDEFWHGSSVAREVESLCAAYEIDPYVTTQMEDAATAAALARVDAADRHLSLRAVANYDRPAPGEAVHDSFEGTQESVDLATRNVVRAGEAIVDSLG; the protein is encoded by the coding sequence ATGTCAGCCGAGTTCCCGACGCACGAACCGCTGTCGCCGGCCGACGAAGTGCGACCGGCCGTGGTCGTCCTCCCCGCCGTGGCCTTCGAACCGCCGTTCGACGAGCGCCGGCGCTGGCTCGACGGCCGATCGATCGAGACAGCGTACGTCGTTCCCGGCGCCGACAGCCCCCTGTATCTCGCCGACGACGGCGTGGCGATCACCACGTCCGGGCTCGGAAAAGCGCCCGCGGCCGCCACGATCGCCTCGCTCTTCGGAAGTGCCGGGCTCGATCTCTCGGAGACGGTCTTTCTCTCCGCCGGCATCGCGGGCGCGCCGCCAGCGCGAGCGGCGCTCGGCTCGGTCTTCGTCGCCGACGCGATCCTCGACTGGGATCGAAAGCACCGGTGGGATCCGACCGAAGTCGAACCGACGGACGGCGACGACTCCGCAGCCGTCGAACCGCTCGCCTACCTCCCGGAGGCGTCCCTTCACGAACCGAACTCCTCGCTCGTGGAGACGGCCCGCGACGCGCTCGAAAGCCTCGAACTCGCGTCCGACGACGCCGTCGCCGACTACCAGCGACGGTACCCGACCGCCCCGGATCGCGGTCCCCAGACCGGCGTCGGGCCGACGATCACCAGCGACGAGTTCTGGCACGGTTCGTCGGTCGCACGCGAGGTCGAGTCGCTCTGTGCGGCCTACGAGATCGATCCATACGTCACCACGCAGATGGAGGACGCGGCGACGGCCGCCGCGCTCGCCCGCGTCGACGCCGCCGACCGCCACCTGAGTCTGCGCGCCGTCGCGAACTATGACCGCCCGGCACCGGGCGAAGCCGTCCACGACAGCTTCGAGGGAACGCAAGAGTCGGTCGACCTGGCGACGCGAAACGTGGTTCGCGCCGGCGAGGCGATCGTCGACTCGCTGGGGTAA
- a CDS encoding zinc ribbon domain-containing protein, giving the protein MNWIRAVAAAGLSLVFPGTGHALLRDWVQAFLFGTLFIASIFLLLPVEQLWDVASETSATSVSGFREISAETSAIIDEETGTIERFTMSFLVLFAALHAGIQGLGITDQPGEHDDVPACPHCRKPLDDDLTFCHWCTTRLEEEEDQQPAV; this is encoded by the coding sequence ATGAACTGGATACGTGCGGTGGCGGCGGCCGGACTCTCGCTCGTCTTTCCGGGCACCGGCCACGCGCTCCTTCGCGACTGGGTGCAGGCGTTTCTCTTTGGAACACTCTTTATCGCCTCTATCTTCCTCCTGCTGCCGGTCGAACAGCTGTGGGACGTCGCAAGCGAGACGTCCGCGACGAGCGTGAGCGGCTTCCGGGAGATCTCAGCCGAAACGTCCGCCATCATCGACGAGGAGACGGGAACGATCGAGCGGTTTACTATGTCGTTTCTCGTTCTGTTCGCCGCCCTGCACGCGGGCATCCAGGGACTCGGGATCACCGATCAGCCCGGCGAGCACGACGACGTCCCGGCCTGTCCGCACTGTCGCAAACCGCTCGACGACGACCTGACGTTCTGTCACTGGTGTACCACGCGCCTCGAAGAGGAAGAAGACCAGCAGCCCGCGGTGTAA